A part of Triticum urartu cultivar G1812 unplaced genomic scaffold, Tu2.1 TuUngrouped_contig_10195, whole genome shotgun sequence genomic DNA contains:
- the LOC125526470 gene encoding uncharacterized protein LOC125526470: protein MEEMAFRVICLALGKTKLAAFAFSSSTGQWRDAASKDLSDLGLAMRDSDMISWMNPFYLRRHYAYGCFYWDFLVVKRNLLVVLDIRRMEFSIAELPPGEWYREGVAIVEAGEGRLGMFGLCGEKEIASDLSYGTIVRNRGDSPNQWLMEKTISLDSGYHYFIKAVTEGCLLLMIAESLPGSPIEKPLLEYFTMDIETLQLQRVCAKRFKLRLPTSSIYAYFFQTGIYTNFPPSLLPARTV from the coding sequence ATGGAAGAGATGGCATTCAGGGTGATCTGTTTGGCACTAGGCAAAACTAAGCTGGCGGCCTTCGCCTTCTCTTCGAGCACGGGACAATGGCGAGATGCTGCATCCAAGGATTTGAGTGATTTGGGCCTTGCCATGCGTGACTCGGACATGATTTCATGGATGAACCCTTTTTATCTCAGGCGCCATTATGCTTATGGCTGCTTCTACTGGGACTTTCTCGTGGTCAAGCGGAACCTGTTGGTCGTGCTTGACATCAGGAGGATGGAGTTCTCCATTGCAGAACTCCCACCCGGAGAATGGTATAGGGAAGGTGTAGCCATCGTTGAGGCAGGGGAAGGCAGGCTTGGGATGTTTGGTCTCTGTGGTGAAAAAGAAATTGCATCTGATCTCAGTTATGGCACCATTGTGCGAAACAGAGGTGATAGTCCCAACCAGTGGCTGATGGAGAAGACAATCTCACTAGATTCTGGGTACCATTATTTTATCAAAGCTGTAACAGAGGGGTGTTTGCTATTGATGATAGCAGAATCCCTGCCAGGTTCACCTATAGAGAAGCCACTCCTTGAGTATTTCACAATGGACATCGAGACATTGCAGCTTCAGAGGGTTTGTGCGAAACGATTCAAGCTTAGGCTGCCCACGTCAAGCATATATGCCTACTTTTTTCAAACCGGGATATATACCAACTTTCCACCATCATTGTTACCTGCACGGACAGTATGA